A window of Vidua macroura isolate BioBank_ID:100142 chromosome 4, ASM2450914v1, whole genome shotgun sequence genomic DNA:
CGTATAGTGTTTCCACAATAGGAGTAGCTAACATTGCAACCCTTCAAAGAggtttatttttactgtgttcTGCAACTATGGCTTTATACATGTCAGGGAGATTTAAGCACAGACAGACCAACAGCATAAATATAGCCAAACAGGCCTATTTAATTGGTGGGTCCGGTGCTCATAGGTGTAACCAACAATTACGATTGCCCAACTTCTTACTTTGATATTATGCCTTAAAATCCCCCAACCCTTACACAGAAACATTAAGGTATTATAAAGTTAAAAGGATTTCTTTCCTAGCTTATTACATACAAATTACTTAGACGAAAGCCTAAATGCAGAAGACGCTTGTGTAGACATAAAATGAGTTCACCGATACTTGAAAACTGCTGTAGAAGCTTCTGAAAGTTCGAAGTATTGGTCACATGGACTTGTAAGGCATACTGGATGAGCAAATACATTCACAACCAGTGTGCTTAGCCATGTGTGAATTCCAGTGTATATGCTAGAGCAGTTTCAATGTATGATGGcattaatattattaaatctGTTCCTTAGGTTAATATCTTTGGGACAGATTTCAGTATTTACTTTCTACTGATtttgctgccctgctctgcaaagCATTATCTATTTGCAATCTGTTTTCCTTAACAGAACACAATTCCTGAAGAATaccacattttttccccccatctttCTACCCACACAAAAGACAATTTAACTACAATATGCCAGCTAGCAAGGCTGCTTCATGGAATCTGTCTTGACAGTATCAGGTCCAAATGTGTATGTTTCAGCAGAACTTTGGCAGGTCCAAAAATCAGGTTAAGCGTCAAAAACACCACAAGTATCAAAGTGCACCTGAATAGAGTCAGGACATGGCCTCCTGTACCAAATTCACCAGAAAAATGGTATGAAAACCCAGAACTCTAAAGGGAAGTCTGATCCCAAGGAGCACCTTTGGTCACTACTTCAGCTACATAAGCATTAGATTACCATTTATGCAAATACAGCTCAAATCTGTCACAATTACGACAAATGAATGGCCTCCACTAACAAGGAATAACTAAATTAATATAGGTAAGAATgggaaaaatagtattttatcAAGAGATTACTGAGGGTGGAATTAAGTGACTTAAACGTCACGTAAGATGTCACTGCCAAAATTCAGAAGGTGAATCCAGATCTTTAGTTCTAAGACACATCCTTCCATTTAACACTTCTAAATCACAGGGActccagacaaaaaaaaaaaaacataaaaggtGCTAcaatgtggaggaaaaaaatcttgctgATACACTAACATCAGCCTAGAATACCAGTAAAAGATGAACATGACAAAGATTTTAGAACCATCTACAAAAGTAAGAAAACCTAAGTAGAAGGACATAGCAAGCAAAAAACACCCTGAAGTTTAAAGGACTTTATAAGAATATGAGCCTTACCATAGGCAGAAAATACTTGCAGGATTAAACATACTATGTTTTATTGCTTCATCAGTGCCTACAGTTTGTATGTTTTTTGACAATCGATATTCttattaaaatgtgaaaatcatATATTGCTGAACACACTCAACATGTGGGGATTAATTGCAATTTAAGactaaaaataatacagaaacaCAATTGTCAAACCAAGTATCAGGACTGCTGATACACTGTTTAGTTCTcatgtaaaataaatgaagtaaaaatgcTATGCAAGACTATGAACACACCAGGTATACCATCCTTACCTGCAAAGGAAGGAGAGTATTACTGTTGGTGTCAGTTCGGAAAACATTATCTTCAATCCACGATTTTGGTGTCAGTGATGGAGTAGAGCGAGTAAATTTAGGAGGAGCTATGACATTACCAGAAAAGGGTTTCTTCAAAGGAGAGATCTGGTTCATAGTTCCTGGGATTCCCATGGTTCCAGTTCTACGATGGTCTCTGCCATGCATTCCTCCCCAGGATATATTTCCTGTGCTCCAGCCGCTGCTTTGATTGCTCCAAGGCGACTGCTTCAGAAGAGGCTAAAAAAGAATGATTAATTTCTATTATTctgaaaatacttgaaattgttttctacttaaaaaaacctcaaaaccccaaaataacctACCACCAAGTAAGCAATGTGTAGAGATTGCTATAAACCACTCTCTTCTGATAACCTGTAAATTAGCTACtgaaacaaggaagaaaacacaacttcattaaaaaaaaaaagtcactccTATTCCCCCATATGTCTCccaaaaaaatgctgcagtacTTGTGCAGGCAATTTTGATtataatttttatcattttagtGACTGATAGCATTTTTAAAGctatgcagaagaaaaattccaGGGTGTAAAACCAATTtccaaaaaaccctgaaaccaGTTTTTATCATACATTACTTGCTATTGTATGAGATCACTGCAAAAGTaacagaagaatttaaaatatataaattaaaaattattattaacatagtatttctatttctactcAGTGAGTAGTAATATTTCACTACAGAGagtagaaatttaaaaattaaaatggcagATTTAATTCCCCCCACTCCAGTATTTTGAATATCATTGTGTCAGTATTACCATATAAGAGCAAGAAGAGCACTGACTACTGTAGAGAGAATTTGTTTGAAGGAGCTATCTTaacatttccattaaaatgcattattcTGAAGCCACTGCTCAAATGTTTCTGGAGTAATGAATGGAGTAATTTCTGGAGTAATGAATCTGTGGGATTCGGCAGGGTGTACTCTAGAATTTTTTTTGATGATTTCTTTTCCTATCCAGATATGATGTACCTTGCACCTACCTAAATACACTTTTAAGTGCACTATATTCTCTAATATGAAAATGGAAGTAGTTTTTagaaagacaatttttaaaGGATTAAGTTTTTATTCATAAGAAAAACTTCTGCTAAGAAGTGACCTATAGTGGTTGACATATTACCAAGAGGTGGACCCACTGAGCATGACTGACAgtgaaatactgtatttatcTTTAGTAGTCTCAAATCTGACTGTTCTTGGAAACGCTTTTCCTCAAACATAGAAATGGAGTGGGGGTGTGTGTGATGATTCTAAATTCAGTTCTGTGAAGTGAAAACACAGTACTTTTATCTCTAAGCTTAGCTGCAAGCAACCCTCAACCTGCATTCCAATACcttaaaaatttaaagcatGTCAATATGCTATGTATCAAGTAAAAGAGAACTTTCTAAagacagaaagataaaattgtAACAACACCCCCACCACCCTCACccccagaaaacaaaccaaaaaaccactaAAGCCATTCTTGGTCAAGTGACCAGGAAAACATCCTATTCTATATAATTATAGATAATTATGCTGTAAAACTTGAATACTTGCGTTGGAATTTTGGGAGAGGCGGGCACTCTATTGTGAAACAAACCTTAAGAGATAATGCCAAATGTTAACAAGCCTCTAATATTGCTAGCTATGCTGTCATGGCACTGCTTAAGTATACCCACAACTTGTAAGTGAGAGAAAATTCCTGTACACCTCACTGTTGGAGAATTGCCTGGAATTTGTTTGAAGAATGTTATTATAAATGTTAAGGACGAGTAGCTCCTAATCATATTGCATCGTAATCAGTTCTTCAATAGGCACACTATGTGAGATTCCAATTCTGATACAAATGAACCGCCACTGATTAAATCTGATCGGATTTAATAccagaatgaaaaaagaaattaaaatgaggCCTGTGTAACTTCAGCCTTTCATAAATGAGCAAATTATTGGAGCAAAATGGGCTTATAATGCAACAACAGGTAATATTAACACGGATTTGCTTCTCACTGATTTCTTATAATATTCTGTTCCAGGAAGAAATGTAAACTTCCATTTTAACACGGGATTGTTAAAACCCTCGATTAAAATCGGTTACAGAACTTGAAACACTCCGCTGTCCTCAGATACACATTCAAGCAACGTCAGTCAAAAGCCCTGAAAGGCAGCGCGGTGTCAACTTTCGCATCTGACGCTCCTCTCGGCGACCTGTGCCCGTCCGACCGAGCCCGCCCGAGGGCCAGCCCgcggctggggaaggggctgcccgGGGTGGGGGGCGGCGCCGGCCGGAGCTGTCAGACTCATTGTTCCGGGGACACTGCGCCCGCCGCGGACGATTCGGGGGGACAAGGGGGGGCGTTTTGACGGCGGAAGTCCCAGACACCAACAGGAGCGGttgagctcttttttttccaagcgCAAACCCTCTTTTCTCGTCCCGGGTAAAACCCCGGCGTCCCTCGGGAGGCGAAGGCGCACCAAGGAGGGCAAGAAGAGCCACCCCGGCACCTGCCACCCGGAACGGGCGGGCAGAGTGCCGGGAGAGGGGCGGCTGCTGTCCACAGACCGCTCCGGCCCGACCCCTCCGGCCACCGGGCGGGGGGCGCAGGTGCCCTCCCTCccgccgggccggccccgccctgctgccgccgccgcggtCCCGCCGGGCTGTCACCGCGGCGCAGCCTCGCCCGGCGCCGGCGAGAACGAAGCCGCCCGGTTGCCGAGGCCGGCCAACCGAGGGCAGCGGAGCCTCCGTCCCTTCCCCGCGTCTCCCTTCCCCGCCCCGTGGCTCCCCaccgcggccgccgcccggtACCTGGTGGTGGTTGTAGGAgtttctctgctgcaggaaggcggcggcggcggccgccgcctGGTgttggtgctggagctgggggctcACAGGGGATCTCCGgttctgctgttgctgctgctgctgctgctgaggtaaATTCAtctgcggcggcggcgggggggcggCGGCCGAGAAGGGGCTGCTGAAGGGCCCGGCGCAGGGGTTGTGAGGCGACACCGGCGAGAAGCTCTGGAAGAAAGCGGGGTTGATCGATGACGGGATCCCCGGGTAGAAGCTGGTCTCGGACTCCGGGCTTGGGGGTGGCATCGCGCTGATttgcccgccgccgccgctggaGACCGGaggctgctgtgtctgctgcGGAGGCGGCGACGAGGTCTGCACCGACCAGGGGGTGCCGAAGCCGGGCAGCggcggaggaggaggggaagccGCCGAGGAGGAGCCGCCCCCGCTCTGGTGATGGGGGCTGGGGATCTCCGGGCTCTGCAGGCTGCTGAAGCCAGAGCCGAGCCCGCCGGGCAGGAGGTTCCCGGGGCTGCCCAGTAAGTGGCTGTTCGGGGGGGACTCCAtggggggcagcttggctctcGCCTGCAGATGAGGAGACGAAGGCGGATTCACGCAGGAGGCGGCGGCCACCCCCACATTGGGGTCCGCGGACGCCGATCCCCCCGGGCAGGAAGGGGCGAGCCGCTCCAAACCCCCCCTGTCCGCGCCGCCCTGGTGCTCGGCGGGGCCGACGGGCCGGTGGTGCGAGTGATCCCCTGTccgcggcggctccgggggCTGAGcgctgaggagctggagctgctgctgttgcctgtgctcctgctgctggtacTTGTCAGTGGGGTGgctgaactgctgctgctgctgctgagggggGTGGTGATGATAGTCTGGGGGGTGGTGGTTATTCAGGGGGTGGCTGCTGccgagctgggctgggctgctgagctgctgcttaaACTCTTTCCTCTTCTGGCTCAGCTGAGGAGGCGGCGGCTGTGGTTGCTGCGCTTGCTGCTTGTTTAAATCCTGGTGGGGGCTGAGACAGGGTTTAAAGTCAGAGGAGGGGTGGCCGAGAGGGGGGTGTCCCGACGCGGGGCTGCTGCCCAGCCTCTcgctgcctggctgctgctgctgtgtcacccccaggagcagctcatcCTGCATGTTTTGATGATGCGCAGCAGCGACCGCTGAGAAACAGGGAGGGCAGCGGCGACCCGGCTGCCGGGCGAACCGGCTGCAGCGGGCGGCAAGGGGCAGGAGGAGTGAGGCGAggcggccgcggccgctccggagagggggaaggagccggcggtgggcaggggctgaggtggCCGTCTGCGGGAGCTTCCCTGACAGCGGCTCGGCGCAGAGGTGAACCCCCACCTCAGCACACTAAAGAGACAAAGATAATTAATAATCTTTGTGGCGAAGTgttggggggcggggggagagTTTAAACACCCGCCTATCGCAAACCACTATGTAAGTCCCAAAATAGCTTATTTATAGAATAAAGCTCTCTTTTTTCCCATCAACGCCACTgtactgctttaaaaataccGCAGCTTTTTGATACAAGCCCATTTTTATcggagatttctttttccttttcgtTTACTGGGACCCTCGGTCAGGCGGCCCTTCCCGCCTGCAGTCGCACCCACAGGGATCCACTAGATCAGGAACTCGCCCGGACAGGTCACTGTCCCCGGACTGAAACTCCTCCGTCCGACCCCCCCAGCCGCCACACCGCAACGCAGGGGAACAGCGGGGCATTCCCGGGCCTGGCACTGgcggggagggaaggaggggtgGCCGCCGGTACCTCCACGGGGCAGGCGACCCGGTCTCCTCAGCGAGGCTCCTGCCGCCCCCCGGCTGCCCCCGCCCCGCTGCCGGCTCGGAGCCGCCGCGGCGCCCTTAAGAGCGCCGGAACATTCGTCACAGTGACGTCACAGGCACCGCCCCAGCCCGGCGGGCCCTGGTAAAGCGCTGTGGGCCCGCCCCTTCATGAATAATGCATCAGACCGGGAGCTCGCCCGCCCCCCTGGCGCCGACGAGCAGGGTGGGTGCTACCACTTCAGCCAGAGGGaggtgccagccctgtgggCCTCTTGGGCAAGGAAGTTTCTCATTTCTCAAGTTTTCTCGTTTCTCATTGGGCTTTGACGACCTTTCTATCATCAGGCGAGAAACAGCTGCaataaagagattttatttCGTTTTGCGGCAGCGGCTGCGATCGGCTTTTATCCCAACAgaaggggcaggggcagccgTGACGTCGGTTTCTCCTGCCGCCTGTGATCCCGTCAGGCGCTCACTCGGGGCGGAGGAGAGGGCGATTGCCCCGCCTCGCGCGCCGCTCATTTGCATTGACGCACGACCGCGCGCCatgg
This region includes:
- the CPEB2 gene encoding cytoplasmic polyadenylation element-binding protein 2 isoform X1 — translated: MQDELLLGVTQQQQPGSERLGSSPASGHPPLGHPSSDFKPCLSPHQDLNKQQAQQPQPPPPQLSQKRKEFKQQLSSPAQLGSSHPLNNHHPPDYHHHPPQQQQQQFSHPTDKYQQQEHRQQQQLQLLSAQPPEPPRTGDHSHHRPVGPAEHQGGADRGGLERLAPSCPGGSASADPNVGVAAASCVNPPSSPHLQARAKLPPMESPPNSHLLGSPGNLLPGGLGSGFSSLQSPEIPSPHHQSGGGSSSAASPPPPPLPGFGTPWSVQTSSPPPQQTQQPPVSSGGGGQISAMPPPSPESETSFYPGIPSSINPAFFQSFSPVSPHNPCAGPFSSPFSAAAPPPPPQMNLPQQQQQQQQQNRRSPVSPQLQHQHQAAAAAAAFLQQRNSYNHHQPLLKQSPWSNQSSGWSTGNISWGGMHGRDHRRTGTMGIPGTMNQISPLKKPFSGNVIAPPKFTRSTPSLTPKSWIEDNVFRTDTNSNTLLPLQDRNRMYDSLNMHSLENSLIDIMRAEHDPLKGRLSYPHPGTDNLLMLNARSYGRRRGRSSLFPIDDGLLDDGHSDQVGVLNSPTCYSAHQNGERIERFSRKVFVGGLPPDIDEDEITASFRRFGPLVVDWPHKAESKSYFPPKGYAFLLFQEESSVQALIDACIEEDGKLYLCVSSPTIKDKPVQIRPWNLSDSDFVMDGSQPLDPRKTIFVGGVPRPLRAVELAMIMDRLYGGVCYAGIDTDPELKYPKGAGRVAFSNQQSYIAAISARFVQLQHGDIDKRVEVKPYVLDDQMCDECQGARCGGKFAPFFCANVTCLQYYCEFCWANIHSRAGREFHKPLVKEGADRPRQIHFRWN
- the CPEB2 gene encoding cytoplasmic polyadenylation element-binding protein 2 isoform X2, translating into MQDELLLGVTQQQQPGSERLGSSPASGHPPLGHPSSDFKPCLSPHQDLNKQQAQQPQPPPPQLSQKRKEFKQQLSSPAQLGSSHPLNNHHPPDYHHHPPQQQQQQFSHPTDKYQQQEHRQQQQLQLLSAQPPEPPRTGDHSHHRPVGPAEHQGGADRGGLERLAPSCPGGSASADPNVGVAAASCVNPPSSPHLQARAKLPPMESPPNSHLLGSPGNLLPGGLGSGFSSLQSPEIPSPHHQSGGGSSSAASPPPPPLPGFGTPWSVQTSSPPPQQTQQPPVSSGGGGQISAMPPPSPESETSFYPGIPSSINPAFFQSFSPVSPHNPCAGPFSSPFSAAAPPPPPQMNLPQQQQQQQQQNRRSPVSPQLQHQHQAAAAAAAFLQQRNSYNHHQPLLKQSPWSNQSSGWSTGNISWGGMHGRDHRRTGTMGIPGTMNQISPLKKPFSGNVIAPPKFTRSTPSLTPKSWIEDNVFRTDTNSNTLLPLQDRNRMYDSLNMHSLENSLIDIMRAEHDPLKGRLSYPHPGTDNLLMLNGRSSLFPIDDGLLDDGHSDQVGVLNSPTCYSAHQNGERIERFSRKVFVGGLPPDIDEDEITASFRRFGPLVVDWPHKAESKSYFPPKGYAFLLFQEESSVQALIDACIEEDGKLYLCVSSPTIKDKPVQIRPWNLSDSDFVMDGSQPLDPRKTIFVGGVPRPLRAVELAMIMDRLYGGVCYAGIDTDPELKYPKGAGRVAFSNQQSYIAAISARFVQLQHGDIDKRVEVKPYVLDDQMCDECQGARCGGKFAPFFCANVTCLQYYCEFCWANIHSRAGREFHKPLVKEGADRPRQIHFRWN